A single window of Halococcus saccharolyticus DSM 5350 DNA harbors:
- the hmgA gene encoding hydroxymethylglutaryl-CoA reductase (NADPH): MSDATDLAERVRSGDLALHDLDDHADPATATEARRLVVARETDTDLDGVGATALDPADAVGTAVENMIGAIEIPLGVAGPLPVAGGATDDEHYLPIATTEGALVASVNRGCSILRAADGANARVTKRSMTRAPVFRVADVVEAEAVVSWVRENRDALRNAAEETTSHGELTEVTPYVVGDSVFLRFGYDTKDAMGMNMATIATRAASEVVEEQTTADLVALSGNLCTDKKPAAINAVEGRGRSVVADVTIPNEVVEDRLHATSDAIAEVNTRKNLVGSAKAGSLGFNAHAANVVAGVFLATGQDAAQVVEGANAITTVEAREDELYASVSLASLEVGTVGGGTKLPTQSAALSLLGVLGGGDPPGANADRLAEVIAAGALAGELSLLGALASRNLSSAHEELGR, translated from the coding sequence ATGAGCGACGCCACGGACCTCGCCGAGCGCGTTCGATCGGGCGACCTCGCGCTCCACGACCTCGACGATCACGCCGATCCCGCGACGGCGACCGAAGCTCGACGCTTGGTCGTCGCACGCGAGACAGACACCGACCTCGACGGGGTGGGAGCAACTGCCCTCGATCCCGCTGACGCCGTTGGAACGGCCGTCGAGAACATGATCGGTGCAATCGAGATCCCGCTCGGCGTCGCCGGGCCCCTTCCCGTGGCGGGCGGCGCGACCGACGACGAGCACTACCTCCCGATCGCGACCACCGAAGGAGCGCTGGTCGCTTCGGTCAATCGGGGCTGTTCGATTCTCCGCGCGGCGGACGGCGCGAACGCCCGGGTCACGAAACGATCGATGACCCGCGCGCCGGTGTTCCGTGTGGCCGATGTCGTCGAGGCCGAGGCGGTCGTCTCGTGGGTGCGCGAGAACCGTGACGCCCTCCGGAACGCTGCCGAAGAAACCACGAGCCACGGCGAACTCACCGAGGTGACGCCCTACGTCGTGGGCGACTCGGTGTTCCTCCGCTTCGGCTACGACACCAAGGACGCGATGGGGATGAACATGGCGACCATCGCCACCCGAGCGGCCTCCGAGGTGGTCGAAGAGCAGACTACCGCCGACCTCGTGGCACTGTCGGGCAACCTCTGTACCGACAAGAAGCCTGCCGCGATCAACGCCGTGGAGGGCAGAGGCAGAAGCGTCGTCGCCGATGTGACGATCCCGAACGAAGTGGTCGAGGATCGACTCCACGCCACGTCCGACGCGATCGCCGAGGTCAACACTCGGAAGAACCTCGTCGGGTCGGCGAAAGCGGGTAGTTTGGGATTCAATGCCCACGCCGCGAACGTGGTGGCAGGCGTCTTCCTCGCCACCGGTCAGGACGCCGCCCAGGTGGTCGAGGGGGCAAACGCGATCACGACCGTCGAAGCCAGGGAAGACGAACTCTACGCCAGCGTCTCGCTCGCGAGCCTCGAAGTGGGGACCGTCGGCGGCGGGACGAAACTGCCCACCCAGTCGGCAGCGCTCTCGCTGCTCGGTGTCCTCGGGGGTGGCGATCCGCCTGGCGCGAACGCCGACCGCCTCGCGGAGGTGATCGCCGCGGGCGCGCTCGCGGGCGAACTCTCGCTGCTCGGCGCGCTCGCCTCGCGGAACCTGTCGAGCGCTCACGAGGAGCTCGGGCGGTGA
- a CDS encoding DUF5817 domain-containing protein, with protein sequence MYAVVGCGECSALWVVESRPETTTCPSCGARHRYERLTKFAETDAADAAREARTALLADRSDHAPDDLDSFTTLETRAESERMDETAYLRESGVDAEAVTEAGEGATSGTNAGSASRLDTVRNAVDELKRPTEEDVIAYATARDVSAEFAERTLDRLVRQGEASRNDGVYRLL encoded by the coding sequence ATGTACGCGGTGGTCGGCTGCGGCGAGTGCAGCGCGCTGTGGGTGGTCGAGAGCCGTCCCGAGACCACGACCTGCCCCTCGTGTGGTGCGCGCCATCGGTACGAGCGGCTCACGAAGTTCGCCGAGACCGACGCCGCCGACGCCGCGCGTGAAGCCCGTACCGCGCTGCTCGCCGACCGGAGCGATCACGCACCCGACGATCTCGACTCGTTCACGACTCTCGAAACCCGCGCCGAGAGCGAACGGATGGACGAGACGGCGTACCTCCGAGAATCGGGCGTCGACGCCGAGGCAGTCACCGAAGCGGGCGAGGGTGCGACGAGCGGGACGAACGCGGGGAGCGCGAGCCGGCTCGACACGGTTCGAAACGCCGTCGACGAACTCAAGCGGCCGACCGAGGAAGACGTCATCGCGTACGCGACCGCGCGCGACGTGTCCGCCGAGTTCGCCGAACGCACGCTCGATCGACTCGTCCGACAGGGTGAAGCGAGCCGGAACGACGGCGTGTACCGACTCCTGTGA
- a CDS encoding cupin domain-containing protein yields MDTVATADRETIEAVEGVSVTVLASGEAMNVQAFTIEPGATVPSHSHHHEQAGYLFAGHATFVLDDEEHEVGPEGSYAIPADEAHAVENRGDETIHGVECFSPPRPRPDWMD; encoded by the coding sequence ATGGATACTGTTGCGACGGCCGATCGCGAAACCATCGAGGCGGTCGAGGGCGTTTCGGTCACGGTGCTCGCGAGCGGCGAGGCGATGAACGTCCAGGCGTTCACGATCGAGCCAGGCGCGACCGTCCCGTCACACAGCCACCACCACGAACAGGCAGGCTACCTGTTCGCGGGCCACGCGACGTTCGTCCTCGACGACGAGGAACACGAAGTCGGCCCAGAGGGGTCGTACGCCATCCCCGCCGACGAGGCGCACGCGGTCGAGAACCGTGGCGACGAGACCATTCACGGCGTCGAGTGTTTCAGCCCGCCCAGACCGCGCCCCGACTGGATGGACTGA
- a CDS encoding DUF5789 family protein, with protein sequence MPSDDRTDERARDRQHERAEHVENILDEVETDVRDRKYPVRSEELATEYADQPLDLPNETESMGSVFDRLDDEYDTPEEVRESLYDELSGEAGGPNEYNDERDLAALDEAEESDTV encoded by the coding sequence ATGCCGAGCGACGATCGAACCGACGAGCGCGCACGCGATCGCCAGCACGAACGTGCCGAACACGTCGAGAACATCCTCGACGAGGTCGAGACCGACGTTCGCGACCGGAAGTACCCCGTCAGAAGCGAGGAGCTCGCCACCGAGTACGCCGACCAGCCGCTCGATCTCCCGAACGAGACCGAGTCGATGGGCAGCGTTTTCGACCGGCTCGACGACGAGTACGACACGCCCGAAGAGGTTCGGGAGTCGCTCTACGACGAACTCTCGGGTGAGGCGGGTGGACCCAACGAGTACAACGACGAGCGAGATCTCGCGGCGCTCGACGAGGCCGAGGAGTCAGACACCGTATAA
- a CDS encoding double zinc ribbon domain-containing protein encodes MSKITFRADDELIDELESLDASKSEAMREALRAYLESARDADPDSLDDLVRQRVDAIVDERLGAFTPSEPQDINVNIALEGASDASASTDAPARKTETAEAETDVQTGSDARKTCAQCGEEVGSEHVYCPNCGEKATRRVFCDCGDELRSDWVFCPSCGRRTPAADVLDGA; translated from the coding sequence ATGAGCAAAATCACGTTCCGCGCCGACGACGAGCTCATCGACGAGCTCGAGTCGCTCGACGCCTCGAAGAGCGAGGCGATGCGCGAGGCGCTCCGGGCATACCTCGAGAGCGCGCGGGACGCGGACCCCGACAGCCTCGACGATCTCGTCAGACAGCGCGTCGACGCGATCGTCGACGAACGCCTCGGCGCGTTTACGCCGTCGGAGCCACAGGACATCAACGTAAACATCGCTCTCGAAGGCGCGTCCGACGCATCCGCATCCACCGACGCGCCGGCGCGTAAGACGGAGACGGCCGAAGCGGAAACGGACGTGCAAACGGGCTCTGACGCGCGTAAAACATGTGCCCAATGTGGCGAAGAAGTCGGTTCAGAACACGTTTACTGTCCGAACTGTGGGGAGAAGGCGACCCGCCGGGTGTTCTGTGACTGCGGCGACGAGCTCCGCTCGGACTGGGTGTTCTGCCCGAGCTGTGGCCGACGAACCCCCGCTGCGGACGTTCTCGATGGTGCGTAA
- a CDS encoding ribbon-helix-helix domain-containing protein, with amino-acid sequence MERVTLRIPKQQIAEVEQMVEHGEYPNRSEAIRAAVREMVAEEGRDEPPTKRPFARA; translated from the coding sequence ATGGAGCGTGTGACACTACGGATCCCGAAACAGCAGATCGCGGAGGTCGAACAGATGGTCGAACACGGCGAGTACCCGAATCGTAGCGAGGCGATCCGGGCGGCGGTCAGGGAGATGGTCGCCGAGGAGGGTCGGGACGAACCCCCGACCAAGCGGCCGTTCGCGAGGGCCTGA
- the ftsZ gene encoding cell division protein FtsZ, with product MQDIVESALENAEKEQRQRDESDLDEFGDPRIVVVGCGGAGNNTVNRLHNIEVEGAETIAINTDKQHLQMIRADTRILVGKSLTQGLGAGGDPEMGERATEMAQSTIREVLSGADLVFVTAGMGGGTGTGAAPVVSKIASDEGAIVVGMVSTPFNVERARTVKAEEGLEELRNEADSIIVLDNNRLLDYVPNLPVGKAFSVMDQLIAETVKGIAETITQPSLINLDYADMTAIMNQGGVAVMLVGETQDKNKTEEVVKDAMSHPLLDVDYRGASGGLVHITGGPDLTLKEAEAIAERITDRLEPSANVIWGSRIREEYKGKVRVMAIMTGVQSAQVLGPDAQQQADRSREALAAESFDTSYAESDGGRDVPDHDTNDDLDVIR from the coding sequence ATGCAGGACATCGTGGAATCGGCGCTCGAAAACGCGGAGAAAGAGCAACGGCAACGCGACGAGTCCGATCTCGACGAGTTCGGCGACCCCCGGATCGTGGTGGTCGGCTGTGGCGGTGCGGGCAACAACACCGTCAACCGGCTCCACAACATTGAGGTCGAGGGTGCCGAGACCATCGCGATCAACACCGACAAGCAGCATCTCCAAATGATCCGGGCCGACACCCGGATCCTCGTCGGCAAATCGCTCACCCAGGGGCTCGGTGCGGGCGGCGACCCCGAGATGGGCGAGCGCGCGACCGAGATGGCCCAGTCCACGATCCGCGAGGTGCTCTCCGGCGCGGACCTCGTGTTCGTCACCGCGGGGATGGGCGGCGGCACCGGCACCGGAGCCGCGCCCGTGGTCTCGAAGATCGCGAGCGACGAGGGCGCGATCGTGGTCGGGATGGTCTCGACACCGTTCAACGTCGAGCGCGCGCGAACAGTGAAGGCCGAGGAGGGGCTCGAAGAGCTCCGCAACGAGGCCGACTCGATCATCGTGCTCGACAACAACCGCCTGCTCGATTACGTTCCGAACCTCCCGGTCGGCAAGGCGTTCTCGGTGATGGATCAGCTCATCGCGGAGACGGTGAAGGGGATCGCCGAGACGATCACCCAGCCCTCGCTGATCAACCTCGACTACGCCGACATGACCGCGATCATGAATCAGGGTGGTGTGGCGGTCATGCTGGTCGGCGAGACCCAGGACAAGAACAAAACCGAGGAGGTCGTGAAGGACGCGATGAGCCATCCGCTCCTCGACGTCGATTACCGGGGAGCGTCCGGCGGCTTGGTCCACATCACCGGCGGCCCCGACCTCACTCTGAAGGAGGCCGAGGCGATCGCCGAGCGCATCACCGACCGGCTCGAACCTAGCGCGAACGTCATCTGGGGCTCGCGCATCCGCGAGGAGTACAAGGGCAAGGTCCGAGTGATGGCGATCATGACCGGCGTCCAGAGCGCTCAAGTCCTCGGTCCCGACGCCCAACAGCAGGCTGATCGGTCGCGCGAGGCGCTCGCAGCCGAATCGTTCGACACGAGCTACGCCGAGAGCGACGGCGGCCGCGACGTGCCGGACCACGACACCAACGACGATCTCGACGTCATCCGCTGA
- the ncsA gene encoding tRNA 2-thiolation protein NcsA, translating to MDCTKCDREAVLHAAYSGAHLCEHHLRASVEKRVRRRIREDGLIGDDATPQNPETWLLGLSGGKDSVVLGSILADTFAEDPRIELVALTIHEGIKGYRDESLDAASAFADEQEISHEVVTYADEFDLEMDRVVEKDPENMAACAYCGVFRRELLAEYAEAYGADKLLTGHNLDDEAQTAMMNFLEGDVAQMAKHFDASLGPFPERSESTEFVPRAKPLRDVPEKEVALYAHLADLPVHMAECPHSSEAYRGEIQQLLFDLEERHPGTRHSIMAGYEEFAKLAAEAYRGDGPDLGECERCGGTTTREICRTCQLTEAVHAA from the coding sequence ATGGACTGCACCAAGTGCGACCGCGAGGCGGTGCTGCACGCGGCGTACTCGGGCGCGCATCTCTGCGAGCACCATCTCCGTGCGTCGGTCGAGAAGCGAGTCCGTCGACGAATCCGCGAGGACGGCCTCATCGGTGACGACGCCACCCCCCAAAACCCCGAGACGTGGCTGCTCGGTCTCTCGGGCGGGAAGGACAGCGTCGTGCTCGGATCGATCCTCGCCGACACGTTCGCCGAAGATCCACGGATCGAGCTGGTTGCACTCACGATCCACGAGGGGATCAAGGGCTACCGCGACGAGAGTCTCGACGCCGCGAGCGCGTTCGCCGACGAACAGGAGATTTCCCACGAGGTCGTCACCTACGCCGACGAGTTCGATCTCGAAATGGATCGCGTGGTCGAGAAGGACCCCGAGAACATGGCCGCCTGCGCGTACTGTGGAGTCTTCCGGCGCGAACTGCTCGCCGAGTACGCCGAGGCGTACGGTGCCGACAAGCTCCTGACGGGCCACAACCTCGACGACGAGGCCCAGACCGCGATGATGAACTTCCTCGAAGGCGACGTCGCCCAGATGGCGAAACACTTCGATGCGAGCCTCGGCCCCTTCCCCGAACGGTCCGAGTCCACGGAGTTCGTTCCCCGAGCGAAACCCCTCAGAGACGTCCCCGAGAAGGAGGTCGCGCTCTACGCCCACCTCGCCGACCTTCCGGTTCACATGGCGGAGTGTCCTCACTCCAGCGAGGCCTACCGCGGCGAGATTCAGCAACTCCTGTTCGATCTCGAAGAACGCCATCCCGGCACGCGCCACTCGATCATGGCGGGCTACGAGGAGTTCGCCAAACTCGCCGCCGAAGCCTACCGCGGCGATGGTCCGGACCTCGGCGAGTGTGAACGCTGCGGCGGCACCACCACGCGCGAGATCTGTCGGACGTGCCAGCTCACCGAGGCCGTTCACGCGGCGTAA
- a CDS encoding DUF7095 family protein — MTEFARAEAVDRIERLVETVATETMPVPIREIWVYGDLVLGLDPVERLDIYLTKDLLFHGDDEREAEFRDSHGVEGIGKTVSAEWADEHPEFIRANPNGYAAPEKCLAAHLVGESEPIHLEVCNASFEDNVTQRLKGAMARENYEQVLDPRGACLWLDGQRSTDAFEKLRNGEFVFPTLAEALSMIGMGGDEADRAADAVRDYRERQAGATVRGDVV; from the coding sequence ATGACCGAGTTCGCCCGCGCCGAGGCCGTCGACCGGATCGAGCGCCTCGTCGAGACGGTCGCGACCGAGACGATGCCCGTCCCGATTCGCGAGATCTGGGTGTACGGCGACCTCGTGCTCGGGCTCGATCCCGTCGAGCGCCTCGACATCTATCTCACGAAAGACCTACTCTTTCACGGCGACGACGAACGAGAGGCGGAGTTCCGCGACTCGCACGGCGTCGAGGGGATCGGCAAGACGGTGAGCGCCGAGTGGGCCGACGAACACCCCGAGTTCATCCGTGCGAACCCGAACGGGTACGCCGCCCCCGAGAAGTGTCTCGCGGCCCACCTCGTCGGGGAGAGCGAGCCGATTCACCTCGAAGTCTGCAACGCGAGTTTCGAGGACAACGTGACCCAGCGACTGAAGGGCGCGATGGCGCGCGAGAACTACGAACAGGTCCTCGATCCCCGGGGAGCCTGTCTCTGGCTCGACGGCCAGCGCTCGACGGACGCCTTCGAAAAACTCCGCAACGGCGAGTTCGTCTTTCCCACCCTCGCCGAGGCGCTCTCGATGATCGGGATGGGTGGTGACGAAGCCGACCGCGCGGCCGACGCGGTGCGGGACTACCGCGAGCGCCAGGCGGGCGCGACCGTTCGCGGCGACGTGGTCTGA
- a CDS encoding deoxyribonuclease IV codes for MHVGAHVSVAGGVDNAVGRQRDIGGNCGQIFTTSPQVWAGPDIGDDEAAAFRESGADLGPWVIHASYLVNLATPKDDLREKSIQSLQAECDAAHRLGIEFVNVHLGAHTGAGVETGLDNAASAVDELDIPADVTLLIESDAGSGTKLGGEFAHLAGVLDRADTDLGTCLDTAHAFAAGYDLSTPEGVDDVLGEFDERVGLDTLHCIHLNDSKHACGTNKDEHAHIGEGEIGDDGMDAIVNHASLGEVPFVLETPTEDGRGFAWNVDRVRELRGE; via the coding sequence ATGCACGTCGGAGCACACGTCTCGGTTGCCGGCGGTGTCGACAACGCCGTGGGTCGCCAGCGTGACATCGGCGGGAACTGCGGACAGATATTCACGACGTCGCCCCAAGTCTGGGCCGGCCCCGACATCGGAGACGACGAGGCAGCCGCGTTCCGCGAGTCGGGTGCCGACCTCGGTCCGTGGGTGATCCACGCCTCGTATCTCGTCAACCTCGCTACGCCGAAGGACGATCTCCGCGAGAAGTCGATCCAAAGCCTCCAGGCCGAGTGCGACGCCGCCCATCGCTTGGGAATCGAGTTCGTCAACGTCCACCTCGGCGCGCACACCGGTGCAGGGGTCGAGACCGGCCTCGACAACGCCGCGAGCGCGGTCGACGAACTCGACATCCCCGCGGACGTCACTCTCCTGATCGAGAGCGACGCCGGCAGCGGGACCAAACTCGGCGGCGAGTTTGCCCACCTCGCGGGCGTCCTCGATCGCGCCGACACCGACCTCGGCACCTGTCTCGACACGGCCCACGCCTTCGCCGCCGGCTACGATCTCTCGACACCCGAGGGGGTCGACGACGTGCTCGGAGAGTTCGACGAGCGAGTGGGCCTCGACACCCTCCACTGCATCCACCTCAACGACTCGAAGCACGCCTGTGGTACCAACAAGGACGAACACGCCCACATCGGCGAGGGCGAGATCGGCGACGACGGCATGGACGCGATCGTCAACCACGCTTCGCTCGGCGAGGTGCCGTTCGTCCTCGAAACACCGACCGAGGACGGCCGCGGCTTCGCGTGGAACGTCGACCGCGTCCGAGAACTGCGCGGGGAGTAA
- a CDS encoding lipoate--protein ligase family protein, translating to MTDISDREWRLIREDRRRGAMNMALDEIAAETAAEGGPRTLRVYRWDPATLSLGYHQDPETVDWEFCEREGIDVVRRPTGGGAIYHDTHADISYSIVAPADELPGDLMDTYERLCEPLFSGFDRLGVSATFAEEERPELFEPACYLRALHPAHDVVVDGRKISGNAQYRRRDSVIQHGSVMFDDTSDRHLATFVDGVTTERFRERVTTIGEHADVARETAVDAFEASLAEWADAETGEWTDDELDRARERARAKYDAAAWNRDREDPTAA from the coding sequence ATGACCGATATCTCCGATCGGGAGTGGCGGCTGATCCGCGAGGACCGACGACGGGGCGCGATGAACATGGCGCTCGACGAGATCGCCGCCGAGACCGCCGCCGAGGGTGGCCCACGCACGCTTCGGGTCTACCGCTGGGACCCTGCGACGCTCTCGCTCGGCTACCACCAGGACCCCGAGACAGTGGATTGGGAGTTCTGCGAACGCGAGGGGATCGACGTGGTTCGGCGGCCGACCGGCGGCGGGGCGATCTATCACGACACCCACGCCGACATCTCCTATTCGATCGTCGCGCCCGCCGACGAACTTCCGGGCGATCTGATGGATACGTACGAACGTCTCTGCGAGCCACTCTTCTCGGGATTCGATCGGCTCGGGGTTTCGGCAACGTTCGCCGAGGAGGAGCGTCCCGAACTGTTCGAGCCGGCGTGTTACCTGCGTGCGCTCCATCCGGCTCACGACGTCGTCGTCGACGGACGGAAGATCAGCGGGAACGCCCAGTACCGCCGACGCGATAGCGTGATCCAACACGGGTCGGTCATGTTCGACGATACATCCGACCGCCATCTCGCGACGTTCGTCGATGGGGTCACCACCGAGCGGTTCCGCGAGCGGGTGACGACGATCGGTGAGCACGCGGACGTGGCCCGGGAGACGGCGGTGGACGCGTTCGAGGCGTCGCTCGCAGAGTGGGCCGACGCCGAGACGGGCGAGTGGACCGACGACGAGCTTGACCGCGCCCGCGAGCGCGCCCGCGCGAAGTACGACGCCGCGGCGTGGAACCGCGATCGCGAGGATCCCACCGCAGCGTGA
- a CDS encoding serine/threonine-protein kinase RIO2: MVRNVASEMAALEPEDFHLLSGVEQGMRFSEWVNRGTLPDFAGLTSENVDYRLDRCADRGLLERRTIQYEGYKLTFEGYDALALHTFAERGTIEGVGAPLGVGKESDVYEVQSYTPFALKFHREGYTNFREVMREREYTADRDHVSWLYTARKAAEREYDALETLYPDVSVPRPIDHNRHAIVMEKIDGVELSRADLDDDQVLGVCDLVLREVARAFDAGYVHADMSEYNVFVGTDGVTIFDWPQAVPTDHENAVDLLERDVENVLGYFHRKYPRRMAETPDSDAIADAIADAEFESIDDVTPL; this comes from the coding sequence ATGGTTCGCAACGTCGCGAGCGAAATGGCCGCCCTCGAACCCGAGGATTTCCACCTCCTCTCGGGCGTCGAGCAAGGGATGCGGTTCAGCGAGTGGGTCAATCGGGGGACGTTGCCCGATTTTGCGGGACTCACGAGCGAGAACGTCGATTACCGTCTGGATCGGTGTGCGGACCGCGGACTGCTCGAACGCCGGACGATACAGTACGAGGGCTACAAGCTCACCTTCGAGGGGTACGACGCGCTCGCGCTCCATACCTTCGCCGAGCGAGGCACCATCGAAGGCGTCGGCGCACCCCTCGGGGTCGGCAAGGAAAGCGACGTCTACGAAGTCCAATCCTACACCCCGTTCGCGCTCAAGTTCCACCGCGAGGGGTACACCAACTTTCGGGAGGTCATGCGCGAGCGTGAGTACACCGCCGACCGGGATCACGTCTCGTGGCTCTACACCGCGCGGAAGGCCGCCGAACGCGAGTACGACGCGCTCGAAACGCTCTATCCCGACGTGTCGGTACCTCGCCCGATCGATCACAACCGCCATGCGATCGTGATGGAGAAGATCGACGGTGTCGAACTGTCGAGAGCTGACCTTGACGACGATCAGGTGCTCGGCGTCTGCGATCTCGTGCTTCGGGAGGTCGCGCGTGCGTTCGATGCGGGCTACGTCCACGCCGACATGAGCGAGTATAACGTCTTCGTCGGCACAGACGGAGTCACTATCTTCGACTGGCCCCAGGCGGTCCCGACCGATCACGAGAACGCCGTCGACCTCCTCGAACGTGATGTCGAGAACGTCCTCGGGTACTTCCACCGGAAATATCCTCGACGGATGGCAGAAACACCCGATAGCGACGCTATCGCCGATGCGATTGCCGACGCGGAGTTCGAATCGATCGACGACGTAACACCGCTATAA
- a CDS encoding MFS transporter, translating into MGRAADHARGSGEAMRFSGRLPSRLILKYYIYQATTTFGFFWPVFTLFLLSRGLSYTEIGLLSSLSAGATVVGEVPTGYVGDRLGRRNSLVIGAALLTVSLLGFVVVHTFWGFAVLWVLWGLGGAFQSGSADAWLYDALETHLDEGEYTRIRGRGGSVNQWVSAATMLTAGGLYSIDHRLPFLAGGLLLALSIPVVLSFPRTATDTDEDELTVLDALPVIQERLTAPPLRSLVLYVALFFAIIGAADEFIQPIATRTLGLPETGLGPLYASFTVVAAIASYFAGDIEDRLSTSGAVFVVSVTTTILFVVPAFAPLAAFPLFFGMKASQAVLRPIVSGYINDHVASLGRATVLSAASLVYAVVRLPLRPMVGWIADLTAPIPTTALLGGVFLASAAVIYSWETPAGNADASPGQTAD; encoded by the coding sequence ATGGGTCGTGCAGCCGACCACGCTCGCGGATCGGGTGAGGCGATGAGATTCAGCGGACGGCTCCCCTCTCGATTGATCCTGAAGTATTACATCTACCAGGCCACGACGACCTTCGGCTTTTTCTGGCCGGTGTTCACGCTGTTCTTGCTCTCGCGAGGGCTCTCCTATACCGAGATCGGACTGCTGTCGAGCCTTTCGGCTGGGGCGACCGTGGTCGGCGAGGTGCCGACCGGGTACGTCGGGGATCGACTCGGGCGACGCAATAGCCTCGTGATCGGGGCGGCTCTCCTCACGGTGTCACTGCTCGGGTTCGTCGTGGTGCACACCTTCTGGGGGTTCGCGGTTCTGTGGGTACTCTGGGGTCTCGGCGGCGCGTTCCAGTCTGGGAGTGCGGATGCGTGGCTCTACGACGCGCTCGAAACTCACCTCGACGAGGGTGAGTACACCCGGATTCGCGGGCGTGGTGGGTCGGTCAACCAGTGGGTGAGTGCGGCGACGATGCTGACCGCCGGCGGGCTGTACAGTATCGACCATCGGCTCCCGTTTCTCGCCGGCGGGCTCCTGCTCGCACTTTCGATCCCCGTCGTGCTCTCCTTCCCCCGGACGGCGACCGACACCGACGAGGACGAGTTGACGGTGCTCGACGCGCTGCCGGTCATCCAAGAGCGGTTGACTGCACCGCCGCTTCGATCACTGGTACTCTATGTGGCGCTGTTCTTCGCGATCATCGGCGCGGCCGACGAGTTCATTCAGCCGATCGCGACTCGCACTCTCGGACTCCCCGAGACTGGGCTGGGGCCGCTGTACGCGAGCTTTACCGTGGTCGCTGCGATCGCGAGCTACTTCGCCGGCGACATCGAAGACCGACTCTCGACTAGCGGGGCCGTGTTCGTCGTATCAGTGACGACCACGATTCTCTTCGTGGTTCCCGCATTCGCCCCGCTCGCCGCGTTCCCGCTGTTCTTCGGGATGAAGGCGAGCCAGGCGGTGCTCCGGCCGATCGTGAGTGGCTACATCAACGATCACGTCGCGTCACTCGGCCGGGCGACGGTACTCAGCGCCGCCTCGCTCGTCTACGCCGTCGTCCGGCTCCCGCTCCGTCCGATGGTGGGCTGGATCGCCGATCTCACAGCCCCGATCCCGACGACTGCGCTGCTCGGCGGTGTCTTCCTCGCCAGCGCGGCCGTGATCTATAGCTGGGAGACGCCCGCGGGGAACGCCGACGCGTCGCCGGGGCAAACGGCGGACTGA
- a CDS encoding universal stress protein: MYETLLIPTDGSDHARQAAERGFDLAATYGAAVRIVHVIEDPDSGVTVHEYDDQVRDDMERIGERYVDDLVSAAEGCDVAATGEVRHGAAHEEIIAAADDHAADLIVMATHGRTGLEGLVLGSVAERVVRLASVSVLVARPDDESPSSDE, translated from the coding sequence ATGTACGAGACCCTCCTGATCCCGACCGACGGCAGCGACCACGCGCGCCAGGCAGCAGAACGCGGCTTCGACCTCGCTGCGACGTACGGTGCGGCCGTCCGGATCGTCCACGTCATCGAAGACCCCGATTCGGGAGTGACGGTCCACGAGTACGACGACCAGGTCCGCGACGACATGGAGCGCATCGGCGAGCGCTACGTCGACGACCTCGTGTCGGCGGCCGAAGGGTGCGACGTCGCGGCCACGGGCGAGGTCCGTCACGGCGCGGCCCACGAAGAGATCATCGCTGCGGCAGACGATCACGCCGCCGACCTGATCGTGATGGCCACCCACGGCCGCACCGGTCTCGAAGGACTCGTCCTCGGTAGCGTCGCCGAACGCGTCGTCCGGCTCGCCTCGGTCTCCGTCCTCGTCGCTCGACCGGACGACGAGTCCCCGTCGAGCGACGAGTGA
- a CDS encoding DUF1328 domain-containing protein, translating to MLATLTGTALQLGGGFIELAIAFLVLALIAYVVGAQGIAGISMEIARILVIVFIILAIISFFL from the coding sequence ATGCTCGCGACGCTCACCGGGACGGCGCTCCAGCTTGGCGGCGGGTTCATTGAGCTCGCGATCGCGTTTCTGGTCCTCGCACTGATCGCGTACGTGGTCGGTGCACAGGGCATCGCCGGCATCTCGATGGAGATCGCGCGGATTCTCGTCATCGTCTTCATCATCCTCGCGATCATCTCCTTTTTCCTCTGA